Proteins encoded by one window of Streptomyces uncialis:
- the phoU gene encoding phosphate signaling complex protein PhoU, with amino-acid sequence MRDAYHEELDSIGDDLVEMARLVGSAIGRATTAILDSDLKLAETVIAADQKVDDLQHDLEARAIALLARQQPVATDLRIVVTSLRMSADLERSGDLAQHVAKLARLRFPDRAVPQDLHATILEMGQLAQRLMAKAAEVIVTKDVDLAMQLEQDDDEMDLLHRTLFQHLIDERWKHGIETAVDVTLLGRYYERFADHAVSVAKRVVYLVTGEHADELTHTPSPVEGA; translated from the coding sequence ATGCGGGACGCGTACCACGAGGAACTTGACTCGATCGGGGACGACCTGGTCGAGATGGCCAGGCTCGTCGGGTCGGCGATCGGGCGCGCCACGACGGCGATCCTCGACTCCGATCTGAAGCTGGCGGAGACCGTCATCGCCGCCGATCAGAAGGTCGACGACCTCCAGCACGACTTGGAGGCGCGGGCGATCGCGCTGCTCGCGCGGCAGCAGCCGGTGGCCACGGATCTGCGGATCGTGGTCACGAGCCTGCGGATGAGCGCGGACCTGGAGCGGTCCGGCGACCTCGCGCAGCATGTCGCCAAGCTGGCGCGGCTGCGGTTCCCGGACCGGGCGGTGCCGCAGGACCTGCACGCGACGATCCTGGAGATGGGGCAGCTCGCGCAGCGGCTGATGGCCAAGGCGGCGGAGGTCATCGTGACCAAGGACGTCGATCTGGCGATGCAGCTGGAGCAGGACGACGACGAGATGGACCTGCTGCACCGGACGCTGTTCCAGCACCTGATCGACGAGCGCTGGAAGCACGGGATAGAGACCGCGGTCGATGTGACGCTGCTGGGCCGCTACTACGAGCGGTTCGCCGATCACGCGGTGTCGGTGGCGAAGCGGGTGGTCTATCTCGTCACCGGTGAGCACGCGGACGAGCTGACGCACACGCCCAGCCCGGTGGAGGGGGCGTAG
- a CDS encoding sensor histidine kinase — protein MDVNAAVAAAAAIAGVLTGVIAMLAFRWSERDLKRPSRTSLHTDPVLPPGVDTVLSVLRSSAVVLDEADSVVKASSAAYALGLVRGGKLAIDPMLQMARDTRRDGEIRQVELDLPRRGTGRGGEALAVSARVAPLGSRLVLLLVEDLTEARRIEAVRRDFVANVSHELKTPVGALSLLSEAVMDASDDPEAVERFAGRMQIEATRLTSLVQELIDLSRVQNDDPLEYAEPVRVDELVAEAVDRCRHQAGTKQITIAAGGTADLQIWGNRGQLAAALGNLVENAVNYSAARTRVGIAARRVTVPGGDLIEVAVTDQGIGISDRDKERVFERFYRVDPARSRATGGTGLGLAIVKHVAASHGGEVTVWSTEGQGSTFTLRLPEARAPRDRMPLEPGPRYGTGDPGTVRGDDNGQPETSVSSPYAPHPSPEVLP, from the coding sequence ATGGACGTGAACGCGGCGGTCGCCGCAGCGGCAGCGATCGCCGGGGTGCTCACCGGCGTCATCGCCATGCTGGCGTTCCGCTGGAGCGAGCGCGACCTGAAACGCCCCAGCCGGACCTCCCTGCACACCGATCCCGTGCTCCCGCCCGGCGTGGACACGGTCCTGTCGGTGCTGCGCTCGTCGGCCGTCGTCCTGGACGAGGCCGACAGCGTGGTCAAGGCCAGCTCGGCGGCGTACGCCCTCGGACTGGTGCGCGGCGGGAAGCTCGCCATCGACCCGATGCTCCAGATGGCCCGCGACACCCGCCGGGACGGGGAGATACGCCAGGTGGAGCTGGATCTCCCCCGGCGCGGCACCGGCCGGGGCGGCGAGGCGCTCGCCGTGTCCGCCCGGGTGGCGCCGCTCGGCTCCCGGCTGGTGCTGCTGCTCGTGGAGGACCTCACCGAGGCCCGCCGTATCGAAGCGGTCCGCCGGGACTTCGTGGCGAACGTCAGCCATGAGCTGAAGACCCCGGTCGGGGCGCTGTCACTGCTGTCGGAGGCCGTCATGGACGCCTCCGACGACCCGGAGGCCGTGGAGCGCTTCGCGGGCCGGATGCAGATCGAGGCGACCCGCCTCACCAGCCTCGTCCAGGAGCTGATCGACCTCTCGCGGGTGCAGAACGACGACCCGCTGGAGTACGCCGAACCGGTCCGGGTCGACGAACTCGTCGCCGAGGCCGTCGACCGCTGCCGCCACCAGGCCGGTACCAAACAGATCACGATCGCGGCGGGCGGCACCGCCGACCTCCAGATCTGGGGCAACCGCGGCCAGCTCGCGGCGGCCCTCGGCAATCTCGTGGAGAACGCCGTCAACTACAGCGCCGCCCGGACCCGGGTGGGCATCGCCGCGCGCCGGGTGACCGTACCGGGCGGCGACCTGATCGAGGTGGCCGTCACCGACCAGGGGATCGGCATCTCGGACAGGGACAAGGAACGCGTCTTCGAGCGCTTCTACCGGGTCGACCCGGCCCGTTCCCGTGCCACCGGAGGCACCGGGCTGGGTCTCGCCATCGTCAAGCACGTGGCCGCCTCGCACGGCGGGGAGGTCACCGTGTGGAGCACCGAGGGACAGGGCTCCACGTTCACCCTGCGGCTGCCGGAGGCGCGAGCCCCCCGCGACCGCATGCCCCTGGAGCCCGGCCCCCGATACGGAACCGGCGATCCCGGTACCGTCCGAGGGGACGACAACGGGCAGCCCGAGACATCCGTCTCATCCCCGTACGCACCACATCCCTCCCCGGAGGTCCTTCCGTGA
- a CDS encoding trypsin-like serine protease produces the protein MTHARFDRLRPRVLRTAAVAALSTALLAGGGTLPAHAAPADGADRPSAATRPVAQAKVPQAELRTRLAGATDAVGAEAVRKAEAQAKATARTAAGDGGARATGDGGARAAGDGGARAAGEGARMRPFIIGGSQTTVGAAPWMVQLAYFNQGTGEGYFCGGSLVAADKVLTAAHCVDGLDWRVHGVALTGATGLYDSAAGTLAGVHRVWKHPKYRAATAQNDIAVVTLDRPVKQKWLRLAATGDTALYKPGTSATAYGWGLTSGRADGQMAAKLRKVSLPMVADATCDRAMRNLLGRDYFVAGQMVCAGKPASGADRGTTSTCNGDSGGPLVVGGKIAGVVSWGVEGCTAKGAYPVFAKVSSYVAAAQARIDDTDLSYDGRADLLGRTSANKLYQMNSRGRSLAGRSTGAAGWQSVSWGLQVDLDRDGEQDLLYRNSRDGKLYRNYRDRAGRYTTMQVSSVGGGWKSYAVPGDLSGDGWPDLVALDASGNAYLYPGKGNGHFHAKKKVVSAAWKGAKLFGRGDLTNDGKADLLVRDKAGTVWLYRGTGKASAPFAGRIKARSNWKFTALVGNGDMTGDGIADVLARESNGKLWLYPGTGKASSSLFGTRVSLGSGFNQYNLLF, from the coding sequence ATGACTCATGCCCGATTCGACCGCCTCAGACCGCGCGTCCTGCGCACCGCGGCCGTGGCGGCGCTCTCGACGGCCCTGCTCGCGGGCGGCGGCACCCTGCCCGCGCACGCGGCCCCGGCGGACGGCGCGGACCGCCCGTCCGCCGCCACCCGCCCCGTCGCGCAGGCCAAGGTCCCGCAGGCCGAGCTCCGTACCCGGCTGGCCGGGGCGACCGACGCCGTGGGCGCCGAGGCCGTGCGCAAGGCCGAGGCGCAGGCGAAGGCGACGGCGCGGACGGCGGCCGGGGACGGTGGTGCGCGGGCGACCGGGGACGGTGGTGCGCGGGCGGCCGGGGACGGTGGTGCGCGGGCGGCCGGGGAGGGCGCCCGTATGCGGCCGTTCATCATCGGCGGTTCGCAGACGACCGTAGGCGCGGCGCCCTGGATGGTCCAGCTGGCCTACTTCAACCAGGGGACCGGCGAAGGGTACTTCTGCGGAGGTTCCCTCGTCGCCGCGGACAAGGTGCTGACGGCGGCGCACTGCGTCGACGGACTCGACTGGCGGGTCCACGGTGTCGCGCTCACCGGCGCCACCGGTCTGTACGACTCCGCCGCGGGCACCCTCGCGGGCGTGCACCGGGTGTGGAAGCACCCGAAGTACCGGGCGGCCACCGCCCAGAACGACATCGCCGTGGTGACCCTGGACCGCCCGGTGAAGCAGAAGTGGCTGCGGCTCGCGGCCACCGGGGACACCGCGCTGTACAAGCCCGGCACCTCCGCGACGGCGTACGGCTGGGGTCTGACCTCGGGCCGTGCGGACGGTCAGATGGCGGCGAAGCTGCGCAAGGTGAGTCTGCCGATGGTCGCGGACGCCACCTGTGACCGCGCGATGCGCAATCTGCTGGGCCGGGACTACTTCGTCGCGGGCCAGATGGTGTGCGCGGGCAAGCCCGCGTCCGGCGCGGACCGGGGGACGACCAGTACGTGCAACGGTGACTCCGGCGGACCGCTGGTGGTCGGCGGGAAGATCGCGGGCGTGGTCTCGTGGGGCGTCGAGGGCTGCACGGCCAAGGGCGCGTACCCGGTGTTCGCGAAGGTCAGCTCGTACGTGGCGGCGGCGCAGGCGCGGATCGACGACACGGATCTGTCGTACGACGGGCGCGCGGATCTGCTGGGGCGTACCTCGGCGAACAAGCTGTACCAGATGAACAGCCGGGGCCGTTCGCTGGCGGGCCGCTCCACCGGGGCGGCCGGCTGGCAGTCGGTGAGCTGGGGCCTCCAGGTGGACCTGGACCGGGACGGCGAGCAGGACCTGCTGTACCGCAACTCGCGGGACGGCAAGCTGTACCGCAACTACCGCGACAGGGCGGGCCGGTACACGACCATGCAGGTGTCGTCGGTGGGGGGCGGCTGGAAGTCGTACGCCGTGCCGGGGGACCTCTCCGGTGACGGATGGCCCGATCTGGTGGCGCTCGACGCGTCGGGCAACGCGTATCTGTACCCGGGCAAGGGGAACGGGCACTTCCACGCCAAGAAGAAGGTCGTCTCCGCTGCCTGGAAGGGCGCGAAGCTGTTCGGGCGGGGCGATCTGACGAACGACGGCAAGGCGGACCTGCTGGTGCGGGACAAGGCCGGCACCGTCTGGCTGTACCGGGGGACCGGCAAGGCGTCGGCGCCGTTCGCGGGACGGATCAAGGCCCGGTCGAACTGGAAGTTCACCGCGCTGGTCGGCAACGGCGACATGACGGGCGACGGCATCGCGGATGTCCTGGCCCGTGAGTCGAACGGCAAGCTGTGGCTGTACCCCGGTACGGGCAAGGCGTCGTCGTCGCTGTTCGGTACCCGGGTGTCGCTGGGTTCCGGCTTCAACCAGTACAACCTGCTGTTCTGA
- a CDS encoding helix-turn-helix domain-containing protein has translation MHNWKDVKAEAAAIHKENGTQISEDRKAGIREGMEARVRAYRLAEIREAQALTQTDVAKAMGTTQSNVSRFERGELGRSELATISAYVEALGGTLHLVADFGDRQLRVS, from the coding sequence ATGCACAACTGGAAGGACGTCAAGGCCGAAGCCGCAGCCATCCACAAGGAGAACGGCACGCAGATCAGCGAGGACCGGAAGGCCGGCATCCGTGAGGGGATGGAGGCCCGTGTGAGGGCCTATCGTCTCGCCGAGATCCGCGAGGCACAGGCACTGACGCAGACGGATGTCGCCAAAGCCATGGGGACGACACAGTCCAACGTCTCCCGCTTCGAGCGCGGCGAACTCGGGCGTTCCGAGCTCGCGACAATCAGCGCCTACGTCGAGGCCCTCGGTGGCACCCTGCATCTGGTCGCCGACTTCGGGGACCGTCAGCTCAGGGTGAGCTGA
- a CDS encoding ATP-binding protein — translation MPHPHPLTLPASESYRFIAPNTPRAPRIARDWVGSLLRTTDHPALVDAARLCMSEVVTNAHRHTRTRLIHIEVTVGPDQVLVHVHDDQPRNLPVPELPRADEAESGRGLALVAAYADDWGATRYGECGERGGTGFGVKSVWFALAERGAAAR, via the coding sequence GTGCCGCACCCTCACCCTTTAACGCTCCCCGCCTCGGAGAGCTACCGCTTCATCGCCCCCAACACCCCCCGCGCCCCGAGAATCGCGCGGGACTGGGTCGGGTCGCTGCTCCGGACGACCGATCACCCCGCGTTGGTCGACGCGGCGCGGCTGTGCATGTCGGAGGTGGTGACCAACGCCCACCGGCACACCCGTACCCGGCTGATCCATATCGAGGTGACCGTCGGGCCGGATCAGGTGCTGGTCCATGTGCACGACGACCAGCCCCGTAACCTCCCCGTACCGGAACTCCCCCGCGCCGACGAGGCGGAGAGCGGGCGGGGCCTCGCACTGGTCGCGGCGTACGCGGACGACTGGGGTGCGACCAGGTACGGCGAGTGCGGCGAACGCGGCGGAACGGGCTTCGGCGTCAAGTCCGTCTGGTTCGCGCTGGCCGAGCGTGGGGCGGCGGCCCGGTGA
- a CDS encoding DUF4291 domain-containing protein produces the protein MERTQDERPRHEIRAAQTGDTLVVHQAYAPEIGVPAARDGRFPAAWKRDRMTWIKPSFLWMMYRSDWGTAEGQRTVLAVEITREGFEWALGNACVSHYVPGLHADQAAWREELRRAPARVQWDPERDIHLRPLPHRALQLGLTGEAAHRYADEWIVSITDVTALAHEVHAHVRAGRPDEARRLLPDETPYEPSTPGVTARIREA, from the coding sequence ATGGAACGAACGCAGGACGAACGTCCCCGTCATGAGATCCGCGCCGCGCAGACCGGGGACACCCTCGTCGTCCACCAGGCGTACGCACCGGAGATCGGTGTCCCGGCCGCGCGGGACGGCCGCTTCCCCGCCGCCTGGAAGCGGGACCGGATGACGTGGATCAAGCCGTCGTTCCTGTGGATGATGTACCGCTCCGACTGGGGCACCGCCGAGGGCCAGCGGACCGTACTGGCCGTGGAGATCACCCGCGAGGGTTTCGAGTGGGCACTGGGCAACGCGTGCGTGTCGCACTACGTGCCCGGGCTCCACGCCGACCAGGCCGCCTGGCGCGAGGAACTGCGCCGGGCCCCGGCCCGGGTGCAGTGGGACCCGGAGCGCGACATCCATCTGCGGCCCCTCCCCCACCGCGCCCTCCAGCTGGGCCTCACGGGCGAGGCGGCCCACCGGTACGCGGACGAGTGGATCGTCTCGATCACGGACGTGACCGCCCTCGCCCACGAGGTCCACGCACACGTGCGGGCGGGCCGCCCCGACGAAGCGCGACGACTGCTCCCCGACGAGACCCCGTACGAGCCGAGCACCCCCGGGGTGACGGCACGGATTCGGGAAGCGTAG
- a CDS encoding DUF397 domain-containing protein, with the protein MSASKPIEWQKSSFSGGGGENCVEIARSDDRFHIRESDAPAVIVTTDRAKLAAFVAGVKAGEFDHLLG; encoded by the coding sequence ATGAGCGCATCCAAACCGATCGAGTGGCAGAAGTCGTCCTTCTCCGGTGGTGGCGGGGAGAACTGCGTCGAGATCGCCCGGAGCGACGACCGTTTCCACATACGTGAGAGCGACGCCCCCGCCGTCATCGTCACGACGGACCGCGCCAAGCTCGCCGCGTTCGTCGCGGGCGTCAAGGCGGGGGAGTTCGACCACCTTCTCGGCTGA
- a CDS encoding helix-turn-helix domain-containing protein, whose translation MPPRDNPTARQVRLGVELRKLREQAARTAREAAGLLSTDQAKISHIEAGRIGVSEERIRRLTTFYGCADTALIEALCAISRERRGQFWFDEYRGVLAPGFLNIAELEWHARTLRMLQGVTIPGLFQTEGYARTLFASVWPVLPDDELEARVEHRMRRAAILDREEPPPFEAVIHEAALRMRFGGREVVRKQLQHLIAVSERPAVSVRVVPFTCEDFIEVTQPVLYAGGIVPQLDTVQIDGAFGGRFLDAEPELRKHRRLLDIAEAASLDPAESRQIIHRIAREL comes from the coding sequence ATGCCGCCAAGGGACAACCCGACCGCGCGTCAGGTGCGACTGGGTGTGGAACTGAGGAAGCTGCGGGAGCAGGCGGCGAGGACGGCCCGCGAGGCCGCAGGTCTGTTGTCCACCGACCAAGCGAAGATCAGCCACATCGAAGCGGGCCGGATCGGTGTCAGCGAGGAGCGGATCAGGCGGCTCACCACGTTCTACGGGTGCGCGGACACAGCGTTGATCGAAGCCCTGTGCGCCATCTCCCGTGAACGGCGCGGACAGTTCTGGTTCGACGAGTACCGCGGTGTTCTCGCGCCCGGTTTCCTCAACATCGCCGAGTTGGAATGGCATGCCCGAACGCTGAGGATGCTTCAAGGTGTCACCATCCCAGGCCTGTTCCAGACCGAGGGTTACGCTCGCACTTTGTTCGCCAGCGTCTGGCCTGTGCTTCCCGATGATGAACTCGAAGCACGCGTCGAGCATCGGATGCGGCGCGCCGCGATCCTCGACCGGGAAGAGCCTCCGCCTTTCGAGGCGGTCATCCACGAAGCCGCGCTCCGTATGCGCTTCGGGGGACGGGAAGTCGTCCGCAAGCAGTTGCAACACCTGATCGCTGTTTCCGAGCGCCCGGCCGTATCCGTCCGGGTGGTGCCGTTCACCTGCGAAGACTTCATCGAAGTGACACAGCCGGTGCTGTACGCGGGTGGCATCGTGCCGCAACTCGACACCGTGCAGATCGACGGGGCGTTCGGCGGACGCTTTCTGGACGCGGAACCCGAGTTGAGGAAGCACCGAAGGTTGCTCGACATCGCTGAAGCCGCTTCACTCGATCCAGCCGAATCACGGCAGATCATCCACCGCATCGCACGGGAACTGTGA
- a CDS encoding NADPH-dependent F420 reductase, which translates to MTTAIIGTGAIGARLAASLTQGGESVLVAGRDLAKTRELADQLGERATATTVDQAVDMADVLVLAVPFDTIKELVDEWGERLNGTIVVDPSNPIVPDGKGGFTKTLPEEQSSGSVVAALLPPGARLVKAFGTLLAPSLESEARREPDRGAGFFATDDLGAGDEVARLIRAAGFAPVPVGGIDQSLRIEVFGDLHEATLGRVPSVEEGRELV; encoded by the coding sequence GTGACGACAGCGATCATCGGTACCGGGGCGATCGGGGCGCGGCTGGCCGCTTCCCTCACCCAGGGCGGCGAGTCCGTGCTGGTCGCGGGCCGCGATCTCGCGAAGACCCGGGAACTAGCCGACCAACTCGGGGAACGGGCCACGGCGACGACCGTGGACCAGGCCGTCGACATGGCCGATGTGCTGGTCCTCGCCGTCCCGTTCGACACCATCAAGGAACTCGTCGACGAGTGGGGCGAGCGGCTGAACGGCACGATCGTGGTGGATCCGTCGAACCCCATCGTCCCGGACGGCAAGGGCGGCTTCACGAAGACGCTGCCCGAGGAACAGTCGTCGGGCAGCGTCGTCGCCGCGCTGCTGCCGCCGGGCGCCCGGCTGGTGAAGGCGTTCGGCACGCTGCTCGCCCCCTCGCTGGAGTCCGAGGCACGCCGTGAGCCGGACCGGGGCGCCGGGTTCTTCGCGACGGACGACCTGGGGGCGGGCGACGAGGTGGCCCGGCTGATCCGCGCGGCGGGCTTCGCCCCGGTGCCGGTAGGCGGCATCGACCAGTCGCTCCGGATCGAGGTCTTCGGCGATCTGCACGAGGCGACGCTGGGGCGGGTGCCGTCGGTGGAGGAGGGACGCGAGCTGGTGTGA
- a CDS encoding Fic family protein translates to MKRPMPPPDVDGLIEDMLSSSPHKLAGLMIGQSGPGPADHTYLPWDKIRFKKPPEGLDHEEWWITIKLARRQMMRRLPLLDMAGRHFSFTLPDPVLKALEQISRDASGKITISEQVTNPGTRDRYLVNSLIEEAIHSSQLEGAATSRKVAKDMLRTGRTPRTRDERMIVNNYRAMRMIGEIKDAPLTPDLICEIHRIVTDGTLDSPEASGRFQLPGEERVMVLADDGEVLHVPPPAGELPERVARLCRFANGELDDGSYVPPVLRAITLHFMIGYDHPFEDGNGRTARALFYWSMLKEGFWLTEFVAISQILKNAPVRYAESYLHSEDDESDLTYFHLYQLQVLQRSIENLHQYLARKSQEVRELQRKISGAGNTFNHRQTALLEHALKNPGASVTARSHMTSHNVVYETARQDLIALEERGLFVKQRRGNTFEWTPVPDLDARLHRLDGE, encoded by the coding sequence ATGAAGAGGCCCATGCCGCCGCCCGACGTGGACGGGCTGATCGAGGACATGCTCAGCTCCTCCCCGCACAAGCTGGCCGGGCTCATGATCGGGCAGTCCGGACCCGGACCGGCGGACCACACCTATCTGCCCTGGGACAAGATCAGGTTCAAGAAGCCACCCGAAGGGCTGGACCACGAGGAGTGGTGGATCACCATCAAGCTGGCCCGGCGCCAGATGATGCGAAGACTGCCGTTGCTGGACATGGCGGGGCGACACTTCTCCTTCACGCTGCCCGACCCCGTCCTGAAGGCCCTGGAGCAGATCAGCCGTGACGCCAGCGGAAAGATCACGATCAGCGAGCAGGTGACGAACCCCGGCACTCGGGACCGCTACCTCGTGAACTCACTGATCGAGGAAGCGATCCATTCGAGCCAGCTCGAAGGAGCGGCCACCAGTCGCAAGGTCGCCAAGGACATGCTCCGCACGGGACGCACTCCGCGCACCCGGGACGAGCGGATGATCGTCAACAACTACCGGGCCATGCGGATGATCGGCGAGATCAAGGACGCTCCCCTGACTCCGGACCTCATCTGCGAGATCCACCGGATCGTCACGGACGGCACGCTGGACAGCCCGGAGGCATCCGGGCGGTTCCAGCTTCCCGGTGAGGAGCGGGTGATGGTCCTCGCCGACGACGGTGAGGTGCTGCACGTTCCGCCCCCCGCCGGGGAGCTTCCCGAGCGCGTGGCCCGGTTGTGCCGGTTCGCCAACGGCGAGCTCGACGACGGCAGTTACGTCCCGCCTGTCCTGCGGGCGATCACCCTGCACTTCATGATCGGGTACGACCACCCGTTCGAGGACGGGAACGGACGCACCGCCCGGGCCCTTTTCTACTGGTCGATGCTGAAGGAGGGCTTCTGGCTGACGGAGTTCGTGGCGATCTCCCAGATCCTCAAGAACGCTCCCGTCCGCTACGCCGAAAGCTATCTCCACAGCGAGGACGACGAGAGCGATCTCACCTACTTCCACCTCTATCAGCTCCAGGTACTGCAACGGTCCATCGAGAACCTCCACCAGTACCTGGCCCGCAAGTCCCAAGAGGTCAGGGAGCTCCAGCGGAAGATCTCGGGAGCCGGGAACACGTTCAACCACCGGCAGACCGCACTACTGGAGCACGCCCTGAAGAATCCGGGCGCCTCCGTCACCGCCCGTTCCCACATGACGAGCCACAACGTGGTCTACGAGACCGCCCGTCAGGACTTGATCGCGCTGGAGGAACGCGGGCTCTTCGTGAAGCAGAGGCGCGGAAACACGTTCGAGTGGACGCCGGTGCCTGATCTGGACGCCCGACTGCACCGGTTGGATGGGGAATGA
- a CDS encoding type II toxin-antitoxin system RelE/ParE family toxin has translation MSWEILLCEEVSEWFVDLVRTDPASAHLVEQAIDVLAAQGPTLGRPLADRVSRSRHHNMKELRPGSAGTSEVRILFAFDPLRQALLLVAGDKNGSWNAWYDTNIPIADKRFDKHLDSLGAAIDEA, from the coding sequence GTGAGCTGGGAAATCCTCCTGTGCGAAGAAGTCAGCGAATGGTTTGTCGATCTGGTCCGGACAGACCCGGCGTCGGCTCATCTGGTCGAACAGGCGATCGATGTCCTCGCCGCTCAAGGACCAACCCTCGGACGGCCGCTGGCGGACCGGGTGAGCCGCTCGCGCCACCACAACATGAAGGAGCTGAGACCAGGATCGGCCGGTACGTCCGAGGTGCGGATTCTCTTCGCGTTCGACCCCTTACGACAGGCTCTACTTCTCGTCGCCGGGGACAAGAACGGCAGCTGGAACGCCTGGTACGACACCAATATCCCGATCGCCGACAAACGGTTCGACAAGCACCTGGATAGCCTGGGTGCCGCGATCGACGAAGCGTGA
- a CDS encoding response regulator transcription factor yields the protein MTRVLVVEDEESFSDALSYMLRKEGFEVAIAATGPDGLDEFERNGADLVLLDLMLPGLPGTEVCRQLRSRSNVPVIMVTAKDSEIDKVVGLEIGADDYVTKPFSSRELVARIRAVLRRRGEPEEVTPAALEAGPVRMDVDRHVVTVSGAKVDLPLKEFDLLEMLLRNAGRVLTRMQLIDRVWGADYVGDTKTLDVHVKRLRAKIEPDPGAPRFLVTVRGLGYKFEP from the coding sequence GTGACCCGAGTACTCGTCGTCGAGGACGAGGAATCGTTCTCCGACGCCCTGTCGTACATGCTCCGCAAGGAGGGTTTCGAGGTCGCCATCGCGGCCACCGGGCCCGACGGCCTGGACGAGTTCGAACGCAACGGCGCCGATCTGGTCCTGCTGGACCTGATGCTGCCGGGGCTGCCCGGCACCGAGGTCTGCCGTCAGCTCCGCAGCCGCTCCAATGTCCCGGTGATCATGGTCACCGCCAAGGACAGCGAGATCGACAAGGTCGTCGGGCTGGAGATAGGAGCCGACGACTATGTCACCAAGCCCTTCTCCTCCCGGGAGCTGGTCGCCCGTATCCGGGCCGTCCTGCGCCGCCGCGGGGAGCCCGAGGAGGTCACCCCGGCGGCCCTGGAGGCGGGTCCCGTCCGGATGGACGTGGACCGGCACGTGGTCACCGTCTCCGGCGCCAAGGTGGACCTCCCGCTCAAGGAGTTCGACCTGCTGGAGATGCTGCTGCGCAACGCCGGCCGGGTGCTGACCCGGATGCAGCTCATCGACCGGGTGTGGGGCGCCGACTACGTCGGTGACACCAAGACCCTCGACGTCCATGTGAAGCGGCTGCGCGCCAAGATCGAGCCCGACCCGGGCGCGCCCCGGTTCCTGGTCACGGTCCGGGGCCTCGGCTACAAGTTCGAGCCGTAG